A stretch of the Bordetella genomosp. 8 genome encodes the following:
- a CDS encoding acyl-CoA thioesterase, producing the protein MRKRGVYAVETAVTVPFFDVDSMNVVWHGHYVKYLEQARCDLLDAIGYGYDAMFASGYAWPVVDLQLRYMNPAIFGQRVIVRAELVEWENRLKIHYLITDAEHGTRLTRASSVQVAVRMDTREMQLVSPAPLLDAVSKVLA; encoded by the coding sequence ATGCGTAAGCGCGGTGTCTACGCCGTGGAAACGGCCGTGACGGTGCCCTTCTTCGATGTGGATTCGATGAACGTGGTGTGGCATGGCCACTACGTGAAATACCTGGAGCAGGCGCGCTGCGACCTGCTGGACGCCATCGGCTACGGGTATGACGCCATGTTCGCCTCGGGCTATGCCTGGCCCGTCGTCGATCTGCAATTGCGTTATATGAACCCCGCCATATTCGGCCAGCGCGTGATCGTGCGCGCCGAACTGGTGGAGTGGGAGAACCGATTGAAAATTCATTACCTGATCACCGATGCCGAGCATGGCACGCGCCTGACGCGCGCCAGCTCCGTGCAGGTGGCGGTGCGCATGGACACCCGCGAAATGCAACTGGTGTCGCCCGCCCCCTTGCTGGACGCCGTAAGCAAGGTGCTGGCATGA
- a CDS encoding outer membrane lipoprotein carrier protein LolA has product MMRRALRWGRRLAAAVLLASAAAPAWAFDLTALQAQLREAPVVRGQFVQQKFLRSLPQPLTSTGLFTLSATDGLLWELRAPLHQDLLLTPEAVFRRDDGGKWQALPQAVGAGRETRMFLTVLSGDTQSLRDNFDMALSGSAGDWQLVMTPKSALLKQIFTDIQISGGKLVQRIELRETQGDKTVMEMKNTRADTKLNDDERRDFNP; this is encoded by the coding sequence ATGATGCGCCGCGCCTTACGCTGGGGCCGCCGCCTTGCCGCCGCCGTGCTGCTGGCCTCCGCCGCCGCGCCGGCCTGGGCCTTCGACCTGACCGCCCTGCAAGCCCAGCTGCGCGAAGCGCCGGTGGTGCGCGGCCAGTTCGTGCAGCAGAAATTCCTGCGCTCGCTGCCGCAACCGCTGACCAGCACCGGCCTGTTCACCCTGTCGGCCACCGACGGCCTGCTGTGGGAACTGCGCGCGCCGCTGCACCAGGACCTGCTGCTGACGCCCGAAGCCGTCTTCCGACGCGACGATGGCGGCAAATGGCAGGCCTTGCCGCAGGCCGTGGGCGCGGGCCGCGAAACGCGCATGTTCCTGACCGTGCTCAGTGGCGATACGCAATCGCTGCGGGACAACTTCGACATGGCATTGAGCGGTTCGGCCGGGGATTGGCAACTGGTCATGACCCCCAAGTCCGCGCTGCTCAAGCAGATTTTCACGGACATCCAGATTTCGGGCGGCAAGCTGGTCCAGCGCATCGAACTGCGCGAAACCCAGGGCGACAAGACCGTCATGGAAATGAAGAACACACGTGCCGATACCAAGCTGAACGACGATGAGCGCCGTGATTTCAACCCCTGA